Part of the Hydrogenimonas thermophila genome, TTGACAAAGGAGATGGAATTCCTGAAAAAGAGATTGATGAAATTACTAAAAAGTTTTATCGAATCAATAAAAATAGCTGGGACAACTCTATGGGGTTAGGCTTGGCAATAGTTTCTTATATTCTTAAACTACATAATTCACATCTGCACATAAGCTCTGAAGTAGGAAAAGGTACAAAAATCTGTTTTCATATACCTTCTTTTTCTCAAATCAAAAGCTAATTTTAATTTTATTTACCAAAAGTTTAAAATGGATTTTAAGATTTATGTTATAATCATATAAAAATTAAAATGGATTTTAAATGATAAAGTATATTCTTAAAAAGCAAGTTAGAATAATTAACTCCATCTCTCTTAATTTTATTAGAGAAATATATATGCAAAAACTTATCTCAACAAATAGGCTTGTTGGGCTTGTGGGACAAAGAGGAGTTGGTAAAACAACTCTTTTGCTTCAATACTTAAAAACAAACTATAAACCAACGGAATATCTATATTTTAGTGCTGATGATGTATATATTATAGATAGCTCTATTTATGATATAGCAGATGAGTTTGTAAAACTTGGCGGAAAAGTTATAGTTATAGATGAGATTCATAAATACAACAATTGGGCAATTGAGCTAAAAAGCATATATGACTCATTTCCTGATCTTATTATAAGATTTAGTGGTAGTTCTATGCTGAATATTTTGGATCAAAAGTATGATCTTAGCAGAAGAGCTGTTATATCTTATGTTAAACCTCTCTCATTTAGAGAGTTTTTAAAACTTTCGCAAAACATTAATTTGCCGCAATTTAAATTAGATGAGATACTTGAAAAGTATAATGATATAAGTTCATCTTTGGCTTTGGAACATCCTACTCTTTATAAAAACTTTCTAAAATATCTTCAAATAGGATACTACCCATTTTTTATGGAAGATGAGATTGAGTATAAAAATAAACTCTTTAATGCGTGTGATAAGATTATCAATGAAGATATTCCATCCTTAAAGAAGATCGACTTTACTCATTTGTCTCTCTTTAAAAAGTTTATTGCAAAACTGATCTACTCAAAAGTACCATATAAAGTTAATGTTTCTGCACTTAGCAAAGAGTTTGGCATATCTCATCCAACACTACTGACATATTTAGATATTTTAGATAAAACAAAGATCATCAGAGCGATAAAAAAGTATTCAAAGAAGGTATCGCAAAAGCCAGATAAGTTACTCTTTTCAAATACAAATTTGCTCTATAGTTATGCTGATGAGTTTGGAGTAGAAGTTGACATAGGTACTGTTAGAGAGACATTCTTTGCAAGTTGTTTTGAAAATATCTATTATAGTGATATTGGAGATTTTAGAGTAGATGACTATATATTTGAAATTGGAGGTAAAAATAAAAGCTTTAAACAGATAAATGGCATAGAGAAAAGTTTTTTAGTAATTGATACTGACTACAGTATGGAAAGAGGTAAAATACCTCTTTGGCTGTTTGGTTTAATTTCTTAATTTTTCTCAAATCAAAAAAAATGAACTACCTTCCAAATTAATTTGAATCAATAAACTTCTAACTTATATATTGCTACTTATATAAGAAAATATTTTAAAAAAGAGTCTTCATTCAGCTTTAATTAAAATAATCACTGATAGACTGAAAATGTCGTGATATAGGCATTTAATAGAGTTCTAACAAGCTTATAAAATTTATAAGCCTGTTTGATGAGCCTATATTGAAGCACCTAGCATAAAAAATTCAGGAGGAGTCTATGAAGCTCGGCTTTTTAGTAGACCTGGCTCTTTGCATGGGATGTAAAGGGTGTGAGGTCTCTTGTAAAGTGGAAAATGAAGTTCCGCTTAGTATGTGGCGTTTGAGAGTCAAGTATGTTGATGTGGGAACATTCCCTGAAACTAAAAGAACATTTACACCTCTTCGATGTAACCATTGTGAAAATGCACCTTGTGAGCGTATCTGTCCAGTTAGTGCATTGCATTATCTTGAAAATGGCATTGTAAATGTAGATAAAGAGCGATGTATAGGGTGTGCAGGTTGTGTAATGGCATGTCCATATGGTGCAATCTACATAGATCCAGAAACTAATACAGCAGACAAATGTACATATTGTGCTCACCGTGTTGCCGGAGGTATGATGCCTGCTTGTGTTGTTGCTTGTCCTGTTGAAGCAAATATATTTGGAGATCTTGATGATCCGACAAGTAACATTAGCCGTTATATTATGGAGCATCAGGGTAATGTGAAGGTTCGCAAGCCTGAGAAAAATACTCATCCAAAACACTTCTACACAAGTGGTGGTGAAGTTAACCTCAATCCATTGGCAAGCAAGCGTGAAGAGGGTTATAACCTCTTTAACAATATAACGCACCTAAAACATGTTGGAGGTCACTAAAATGGTTGAACATACTACTGCTGCGACCAATGCAATCGTAACCCTTGATGTCGCACTTCCAGGAATTATATGGGGTTGGATGATTACACTGAATATGTGGGCAAAGAGTATAGGAACCGGTGTTGTTCTTATAGGTGTCTATCTTTTGAAAAAGTATGGAGACAGAGTTGCAAGTATTAAAACACTTATGCCTGTAGTCTCTTTTATTTTTCTAAATATATTCTTGTTATTTACTCTGCTTGATCTGCATCAGCCGCTTAGAATGTGGCATATCTTTTTCTATCCGCACTGGACCTCTGCTATTACTGTTGGTGCTTGGTTGGCAACTATATTTACCGGAATTATTTTTGTAATGGCTGCAGGGCATATTATGAAAAAGATTACTGATGAGCAGTATAACAAGTTAATGTGGGCAGCATTCATTTTTGCAATTCCTGTTACTCTATATACTGCAACAATTATGGGTGAAGCATCTGCAAGAGAGTTGTGGCAAACTCCTACTGAACTTGTTCAGATGGCATTGGCTGCTTTTATTGGAGGTTCTGCAACATATCTCATTTTAGGTGTTGGTGATAAAAATATTAAAAGAGATTTAGCAATTGTTTTAGCGGTAAGTGCTGCACTTTCATTCATTATCTATATGGGTGAGTACTATTTTGGTGCAATGAAAGCTGAAGAGGTTGCTGCAACAATCGCTTTTGTAAAAGATGGTGGTGAATACCATACAATGTTCTGGATTGGACAGACACTTGGATATATCCTACCTGTTGCTTTTGTGATTTTTGCACTTAGATCAGGAGCTAACAGTTTGCTCTCTTTAGCATCTATTTTGGCATTAACCGGTCTTTGGATTGCCAAGCATGTTTGGCTTGTTATTCCGCAATTGTTGAATCTTAGCTGATCGAGGAGAAGAGTATGATAAATGAAAATAGAAGAACATTTTTAAA contains:
- a CDS encoding ATP-binding protein; the encoded protein is MIKYILKKQVRIINSISLNFIREIYMQKLISTNRLVGLVGQRGVGKTTLLLQYLKTNYKPTEYLYFSADDVYIIDSSIYDIADEFVKLGGKVIVIDEIHKYNNWAIELKSIYDSFPDLIIRFSGSSMLNILDQKYDLSRRAVISYVKPLSFREFLKLSQNINLPQFKLDEILEKYNDISSSLALEHPTLYKNFLKYLQIGYYPFFMEDEIEYKNKLFNACDKIINEDIPSLKKIDFTHLSLFKKFIAKLIYSKVPYKVNVSALSKEFGISHPTLLTYLDILDKTKIIRAIKKYSKKVSQKPDKLLFSNTNLLYSYADEFGVEVDIGTVRETFFASCFENIYYSDIGDFRVDDYIFEIGGKNKSFKQINGIEKSFLVIDTDYSMERGKIPLWLFGLIS
- a CDS encoding 4Fe-4S dicluster domain-containing protein; this encodes MKLGFLVDLALCMGCKGCEVSCKVENEVPLSMWRLRVKYVDVGTFPETKRTFTPLRCNHCENAPCERICPVSALHYLENGIVNVDKERCIGCAGCVMACPYGAIYIDPETNTADKCTYCAHRVAGGMMPACVVACPVEANIFGDLDDPTSNISRYIMEHQGNVKVRKPEKNTHPKHFYTSGGEVNLNPLASKREEGYNLFNNITHLKHVGGH
- the nrfD gene encoding NrfD/PsrC family molybdoenzyme membrane anchor subunit, coding for MVEHTTAATNAIVTLDVALPGIIWGWMITLNMWAKSIGTGVVLIGVYLLKKYGDRVASIKTLMPVVSFIFLNIFLLFTLLDLHQPLRMWHIFFYPHWTSAITVGAWLATIFTGIIFVMAAGHIMKKITDEQYNKLMWAAFIFAIPVTLYTATIMGEASARELWQTPTELVQMALAAFIGGSATYLILGVGDKNIKRDLAIVLAVSAALSFIIYMGEYYFGAMKAEEVAATIAFVKDGGEYHTMFWIGQTLGYILPVAFVIFALRSGANSLLSLASILALTGLWIAKHVWLVIPQLLNLS